The Methanoplanus sp. FWC-SCC4 genome has a window encoding:
- the hdrB gene encoding CoB--CoM heterodisulfide reductase subunit B, whose translation MSEHFDHSYAFFLGCIAPNRYPGCEAAAIRTSAKVGIELLPLKGASCCPAPGAFGAIDLRVWYAMAARNLCLAEEMNKDIALICNGCYKSIWEVNHKLKHDDELRDQVNEVLAEIDMEYKGSIDVWHLAELYYDEKICGVKKIADSVVRPLDGTKIAVHYGCHLMKPGKDRHFGDTEHPMWIDELVGALGAEPVQYRNKMQCCGAGGGVRGYDILHSLDITNEKLINMQEAQADAITEVCPFCQLQFDRGQIEIQENFGQTYNLPVLHYNELLGLAQGMSPSELALDLHAIDCKPYLEKII comes from the coding sequence ATGTCGGAACATTTCGATCATTCATACGCCTTTTTCCTTGGTTGCATTGCACCAAACCGTTACCCCGGTTGTGAGGCTGCAGCAATCAGGACAAGTGCAAAAGTTGGCATTGAGCTTCTTCCATTAAAAGGAGCAAGCTGCTGCCCTGCACCTGGTGCATTCGGTGCAATTGACCTTAGAGTCTGGTACGCAATGGCAGCACGTAACCTCTGCCTTGCAGAAGAGATGAACAAAGATATCGCACTCATCTGCAACGGATGTTACAAGTCCATCTGGGAAGTAAACCACAAACTCAAACACGACGACGAACTTCGTGACCAGGTCAACGAGGTACTTGCAGAGATTGACATGGAATACAAGGGTTCAATCGATGTATGGCACCTTGCAGAACTTTACTACGATGAGAAGATCTGTGGTGTAAAGAAGATTGCAGACTCAGTAGTACGTCCACTTGACGGAACAAAGATCGCTGTCCACTACGGATGCCACCTCATGAAGCCGGGCAAAGACCGCCACTTTGGCGACACAGAACACCCGATGTGGATTGATGAGCTTGTAGGTGCACTCGGAGCTGAACCTGTTCAGTACCGCAATAAAATGCAGTGCTGTGGAGCCGGCGGTGGTGTACGTGGATATGATATCCTTCACTCACTCGACATTACAAACGAGAAACTGATCAACATGCAGGAAGCACAGGCAGATGCAATTACAGAAGTATGCCCATTCTGTCAGCTCCAGTTTGACCGTGGTCAGATTGAGATTCAGGAGAACTTCGGCCAGACATATAATCTTCCGGTTCTTCACTACAACGAGCTTCTTGGACTTGCTCAGGGCATGAGCCCAAGTGAACTTGCACTTGATCTTCATGCAATTGACTGCAAACCATATCTGGAGAAGATAATTTAA
- a CDS encoding hydrogenase iron-sulfur subunit yields MTDGDWRPKIIAIICNWCSYAGADLAGGARIQYPPDVRAIRVMCTGRVDPLFIMKAFQDGADGVLVSGCHFGDCHYLEGNYKCAKRMFLVKNVLKNIGINDKRLRMTFVSASEGAKWGMVMEDVVKTVKELGPSPLTERKN; encoded by the coding sequence ATGACAGATGGAGATTGGAGACCAAAAATCATCGCAATCATCTGCAACTGGTGTTCCTATGCAGGTGCTGATCTTGCAGGAGGAGCACGTATTCAGTATCCACCTGATGTACGTGCAATTCGTGTAATGTGTACAGGTCGTGTAGACCCCCTGTTCATCATGAAAGCATTCCAGGATGGAGCAGACGGAGTACTTGTATCAGGTTGCCACTTTGGTGACTGTCACTATCTTGAAGGGAACTACAAATGCGCAAAGCGTATGTTCCTTGTAAAGAATGTCCTCAAAAACATTGGTATCAACGACAAGAGGCTTCGTATGACCTTTGTTTCTGCATCTGAGGGCGCAAAGTGGGGTATGGTCATGGAAGACGTCGTAAAAACCGTCAAAGAACTTGGTCCAAGCCCACTTACCGAGAGAAAGAACTAA
- a CDS encoding CoB--CoM heterodisulfide reductase iron-sulfur subunit A family protein — protein sequence MAENQEPRIGVFICHCGTNIAGSLDVNAVMEYARSLPNVVVADEYQYMCSTPGQNKIIDAEKDYDLTGVVVAACSPRLHEPTFRTATAEGGLNKFRFEMANIRDQNSWVHMHDWEGATEKAKDQVRIAVAKARLLEDLQPKSVPVEHAAMVVGAGVGGMQAALDLANAGIKTYLVEKDPTIGGRMSQLDKTFPTLDCSQCILTPKMVDAGRHPNIILETYTEVENVEGYIGNFDITLRKKARGTRDGAEMVAAGLEGSGCNGCGDCASVCPVIKPNPFEMGMAPRKAIYIYHPQVMPLQYTIDFDACVKCGLCKDICGTEKNAIDLEMTDSLEKVKVGCVILATGYDLIPIEDKTEWGYRRYENVITGLEFERLICASGPTGGHLIRPSDGETPMKVGFVLCAGSRDNTGGVGKPYCSRFCCMYSLKHAHQIMEKIPGAVPYLFYMDIRSFGKMYEEFYYRIQNEGAKFIRGRVAAIEEDPITKNLYVQTEDTLLGRPVNVECNLVVLAAAIQPKPDAERIRQMFGVSKSQDGWYLEAHPKLNPCGTTTAGIFLAGVCQGPKDIPDTVAQAEGAASAASIPIHQGEVQLEPYFAQCVEDLCAGCGMCVPQCPYGALSLIQKDDRQVMTVTEAKCKGCGTCGGFCPGGAIRMQHFTSPQICAQIDSFLLNPLGGEE from the coding sequence ATGGCAGAAAATCAGGAACCAAGAATTGGTGTATTCATTTGCCACTGTGGTACCAACATTGCAGGTTCTCTTGACGTAAATGCAGTCATGGAATATGCAAGGTCACTTCCAAATGTGGTAGTTGCAGATGAATATCAGTATATGTGTTCAACACCAGGTCAGAACAAGATCATCGATGCAGAAAAAGACTATGATCTCACCGGTGTTGTTGTAGCTGCATGTTCACCACGTCTTCACGAGCCAACATTCCGTACTGCAACAGCAGAGGGTGGACTTAACAAGTTCCGCTTTGAGATGGCAAACATTCGTGATCAGAACTCATGGGTTCACATGCACGACTGGGAAGGAGCAACCGAGAAAGCAAAGGACCAGGTCAGAATTGCAGTCGCAAAAGCAAGACTCTTAGAAGACCTTCAGCCAAAGAGTGTGCCTGTAGAGCACGCTGCAATGGTAGTCGGTGCCGGTGTCGGTGGTATGCAGGCAGCACTTGATCTTGCAAACGCAGGAATCAAGACATATCTTGTTGAGAAAGACCCGACAATCGGTGGACGTATGTCCCAGCTTGACAAGACATTCCCGACACTCGACTGTTCACAGTGTATTCTTACACCAAAGATGGTAGACGCAGGACGTCACCCTAACATCATCCTCGAGACCTACACGGAAGTTGAGAATGTTGAAGGATACATTGGAAACTTTGACATCACACTCAGAAAGAAAGCCCGTGGTACAAGAGACGGTGCAGAGATGGTTGCAGCCGGTCTTGAAGGTTCAGGATGTAACGGCTGTGGTGACTGTGCATCAGTTTGTCCGGTAATCAAGCCAAATCCATTTGAAATGGGAATGGCACCAAGAAAGGCAATTTACATCTACCACCCGCAGGTAATGCCGCTTCAGTACACAATCGATTTCGATGCATGTGTGAAGTGTGGTCTTTGTAAAGACATCTGTGGAACAGAAAAGAATGCAATTGACCTTGAAATGACTGACAGCTTAGAGAAAGTCAAAGTCGGCTGTGTCATCCTTGCAACAGGTTACGACCTCATACCAATCGAGGACAAGACTGAATGGGGATACAGAAGATATGAAAATGTCATCACAGGTCTTGAGTTTGAGCGCTTAATCTGTGCATCCGGTCCTACAGGCGGACACTTAATACGCCCGTCCGACGGAGAAACACCAATGAAAGTTGGATTTGTACTTTGTGCAGGTTCAAGAGACAACACAGGCGGCGTTGGCAAACCATATTGTTCAAGATTCTGCTGTATGTACTCACTCAAGCACGCTCACCAGATCATGGAAAAGATCCCAGGTGCAGTGCCATACCTCTTCTACATGGATATTCGTTCATTTGGTAAGATGTATGAGGAGTTCTACTACCGTATCCAGAACGAGGGAGCAAAATTCATTCGCGGCCGTGTAGCTGCAATTGAAGAAGATCCAATTACAAAGAACCTTTACGTCCAGACAGAAGACACCCTCCTTGGAAGGCCTGTCAACGTAGAGTGCAACCTTGTGGTTCTGGCAGCAGCAATTCAGCCAAAGCCTGATGCAGAACGTATCCGCCAGATGTTTGGTGTATCCAAATCACAGGACGGATGGTACCTTGAGGCTCACCCGAAACTCAACCCATGTGGTACAACAACTGCAGGTATTTTCCTCGCAGGTGTCTGCCAGGGACCAAAGGATATTCCTGACACAGTAGCTCAGGCAGAAGGTGCAGCATCAGCAGCATCAATTCCGATCCACCAGGGAGAAGTACAGCTCGAGCCTTACTTCGCACAGTGTGTTGAAGACCTTTGTGCAGGATGCGGAATGTGTGTTCCACAGTGTCCATACGGCGCACTTTCACTCATTCAGAAAGACGACAGACAGGTTATGACCGTAACAGAAGCAAAATGCAAGGGATGCGGTACATGCGGTGGATTCTGCCCAGGCGGAGCAATTCGTATGCAGCACTTCACAAGCCCGCAGATCTGTGCACAGATCGATTCATTCCTTCTTAACCCTCTTGGAGGTGAGGAATAA
- a CDS encoding molybdopterin dinucleotide binding domain-containing protein encodes MAEKIELNLISGRTIQQGVSMEAGKEKPAYRDACGIIELDPADLKALDIWHGTNVRVSSEFGSVIVRAIEATQGPHPGLGWIPMGPWANRVVNANTYSTGMPTFKGTPVVVEAAPEEKVLGSLEVIEEAL; translated from the coding sequence GTGGCAGAAAAGATTGAGCTAAACCTGATTTCAGGTAGAACAATCCAGCAGGGTGTCAGTATGGAGGCAGGTAAGGAAAAACCTGCCTACCGCGACGCCTGCGGAATAATTGAACTAGACCCTGCTGATCTCAAGGCTCTTGATATCTGGCATGGCACAAACGTACGCGTTTCGAGCGAGTTTGGAAGTGTCATTGTAAGGGCTATTGAGGCAACTCAGGGACCTCACCCCGGTCTTGGCTGGATCCCAATGGGGCCATGGGCAAACCGCGTAGTGAATGCAAATACATACTCAACAGGTATGCCGACATTCAAGGGTACTCCGGTTGTTGTCGAGGCCGCTCCGGAAGAGAAGGTTCTCGGCTCACTGGAAGTAATTGAAGAAGCACTTTAG